One region of Pogona vitticeps strain Pit_001003342236 chromosome 1, PviZW2.1, whole genome shotgun sequence genomic DNA includes:
- the SLC25A22 gene encoding mitochondrial glutamate carrier 1 isoform X2: protein MLAGCGAGTCQVIVTTPMEMLKIQLQDAGRIAAQKKLMAAQAQLNPSTGAGAAESVVETRTTAMQITKELLRSKGISGLYKGLGATLLRDVPFSIVYFPLFANLNKLGQKTPDVKAPFYVSFLSGCLAGSTAAVAVNPCDVIKTRLQSLQRGVNEDTYSGIIDCARKIWRKEGPTAFLKGAYCRALVIAPLFGIAQVVYFIGIAEYILDMFPRRQD, encoded by the exons atgctggctggctgtggggcagggacctgccaggtgattgtcaCCACTCCCATGGAGATGCTCAAAATCCAGCTGCAGGATGCAGGCCGAATTG CTGCTCAGAAGAAACTAATGGCAGCCCAGGCTCAGTTAAATCCTTCCACTGGTGCTGGAGCAGCAGAGTCTGTTGTAGAGACACGAACAACAGCGATGCAAATCACAAAGGAACTGCTTCGGAGCAAAGGCATCTCGGGACTTTATAAGGGACTTGGAGCTACATTGCTAAG AGATGTACCTTTTTCCATTGTTTATTTTCCACTGTTTGCAAACCTGAACAAACTGGGGCAGAAGACCCCTGATGTGAAAGCTCCTTTCTACGTGTCCTTCCTCTCTGGATGCCTGGCAGGCAGCACAGCCGCGGTGGCAGTTAATCCTTGTGATG taATCAAGACCCGGTTACAGTCCTTGCAGAGGGGAGTCAATGAGGACACATACTCAGGGATAATAGACTGTGCCAG gaaaatcTGGAGGAAGGAGGGCCCCACAGCCTTTCTGAAGGGGGCCTACTGCAGAGCCTTGGTCATTGCTCCATTGTTTGGTATTGCACAAGTGGTCTACTTCATCGGCATTGCTGAATACATCCTAGACATGTTTCCAAGGCGCCAGGATTAA